One Corynebacterium efficiens YS-314 DNA segment encodes these proteins:
- a CDS encoding ATP-binding protein: protein MTLFNDDDHALFRSLRASSLARAFEEIVTANIDDDNPDVLTPEEAFRLAGQQVARDREAKRISEAIRKARFPIMDASIAEIRYEQGRNLNPMTMKRLGNHDWGADPTNLLILSPTGSGKTYLTCAVGISACHNGYSVAYWRMDDLARRLAVTRIDTLEHEDMLAGLFGVDVLILDDFLTVGVDERTASDLFAILANRENIHATIIGSQSTPGHWLDVLPDKNSGDSIVNRLSRSSRKITLGTVDMREITSRERIAAHDGQ, encoded by the coding sequence GTGACACTGTTTAATGATGATGATCACGCGTTGTTTCGCAGTCTGCGGGCCAGTAGCTTGGCTAGGGCCTTTGAAGAGATCGTCACCGCCAACATCGATGACGATAATCCTGATGTGCTAACCCCGGAGGAGGCGTTTCGGTTGGCTGGCCAGCAGGTGGCCAGGGATCGAGAGGCTAAACGTATTTCCGAGGCGATTAGGAAAGCGAGGTTTCCTATTATGGATGCCTCGATCGCGGAAATTCGCTATGAACAGGGTCGAAATCTTAATCCGATGACGATGAAGCGTCTGGGTAATCATGATTGGGGTGCAGATCCGACCAACTTGTTGATCTTGTCGCCGACGGGGTCCGGGAAGACGTATCTGACCTGTGCGGTGGGGATTTCTGCGTGCCATAACGGCTATTCGGTGGCGTATTGGCGCATGGATGATCTGGCTAGGCGTTTGGCGGTCACTCGGATCGACACGTTGGAACACGAGGACATGCTGGCAGGCTTGTTTGGTGTTGATGTGTTGATTCTGGATGATTTTCTCACCGTGGGTGTTGATGAACGCACTGCAAGTGACCTGTTTGCGATTCTAGCGAATCGGGAGAATATTCACGCAACGATCATCGGGTCGCAGTCGACTCCGGGGCATTGGTTGGATGTGTTACCGGATAAGAACTCCGGGGATTCCATTGTCAACCGTTTATCGAGATCGTCTCGCAAGATCACCTTAGGCACGGTGGATATGCGTGAGATCACCAGTCGGGAGCGGATCGCTGCCCACGATGGTCAGTAG